The region CCATAAAATTGGAATAAAATATATTAGTAGACAATGCCACCCTTTCGAGAACTACTATGCTTACTAGAGGCAAAATAGCTCCAATAATGGGTTTTTTAAAAAGCGCCCCGGCAAACATAAGCCATGCGATGATAGGAAGACTCCAAAGACCTTGCACCCAAAGACTTAAAATGACCTTCATCCAGTCTGTAAATGAATAAGCCTCCCAAACCCACCCAAAAGAAACTATATTTGAAAAATAGAAAAATATTGAAACAGCTAATAAAGAAAAAAGATGCAGCGCAACTAAAGCCGGCAATACAACCAAAGGCGCTATTATGACCGCAACTAATATTTTACTAAAAATTATATTTGCATCGGAGACAGGAAGAGACCTCCAAAAAATAATACTCTTATCCTTTCTTTCATCATAGAAAGTTGACAGGCTATACGAAGCAATGGCAAAACTCATAACCACCAACATTGGTAAACCTAAAACAATTAGTCCTGTCCTTATAATTTCTAATTTAGTATTGGAGTCTATGGTTTTCATATAAGTCACGACATCTGGATCGGCGTAAATTAAAGATGTAAACGTAAACTGGCTAGTTTTAATTTCTGCAAATCCAAGATACACAAGCACTACAATAGAACATAAAATAATGCCTACAATCCAAGGAGCGTATACAAGACCATACTTATATTCTTGTATCTCCCGACTTATTAAGGTTAATAGATTACTCATTGGGTTTTCTCCAATGACTTTTTATTTTCCATTAAAGCCATAAATAAATCAGCAATAACTGGCGGCCTTACTTCTCCTAGCTCGCTCAATGCAGATTCTTGAACATTTTCAAATATATGCACCGGCCTGCCTAAGTCATTTCTTATATGGACCGGGCCTAATTTTTCAGCCTGTTCAATCATGCTAGCCTTGGGTCTGAGTTCTAAATACCTCTCATTGATATTTTCTATGGAATCGGTCATGATAATTTTTCCCTGATCAAGAAAAACAACATCTGATAAAACTCCCTCTATCTCTTCTACTTGGTGTGTGCTGATTAAGATGGTCTTATTGCCATCAAAATAATCATCTATGAGTTGTGAGTAGAATTCTTTTCTATAGACTAAATCTAGACCTAAAGTAGGCTCATCTAATACTAAAAGTTCAGCATCTATAGCCATCACAATGGATAAATGAAGTTGCACTACCATGCCCCTTGAAAGGGTCTTAATCTTAGAATTAGATTTAATATTAGTATTAGCTAATATGCTTCTCGCTTTGGCTAGATCAAACCTTGGATGAACGCCATCAACGTAAGTCAATAATTCCTTTACTTTCATCCACTTCGGAAGAACAGCTACATCGGTAATAGAGCAAACTTTCTTTAAAAGATCATGCCTATTTTTTGTTGGAGAGAGACCCAATACTTCTAAATCACCTTCTGTTTCTACCAACCCTAAAACGCTATGTAGAAAAGTAGATTTACCTGCTCCGTTTGGACCAATTAGTCCTAAAATCTGTCCTGAATAAACATCTAAGTCAAAATTTGAGAGCGCATTGTCGTTATCGTACTTCTTTTTAACGTTTCTAGCTTTAATGATTAATTTCTTATCCACTTTTTTTCCTCTTTTGAACTAAGTCAAGAATATCAATATCCAATTGCTCTGCTTTTCTGACTGCGGCTGGCCAATCTCCCTTAAGAAACTTATCTCGTTCCAATTTAATCAACTGGTTTTTTGCAGATTCAATGATAAACATTCCTAACCCTCGTCTTTTTTCGACGATCTTCAAATCGACAAGCTCTTGATAGGCCTTTGATACTGTCAGGGGATTAACACCACCCTCTACGGCCATTTGCCTGACTGAGGGTATCGGGTCTCCAGTAGTTAGCACTCCATCTATAATAAGTGAAACGACATGATCACGTACTTGCTGATAAATGGGTTGATCGCTATTCCAGTGCATTTAATGTTACCTTTATGAGTTCAGTGTATTAGTTTAGTAATACACATACAAGAATTGATTTAATTCTTTAATTTCTCTTGAATAGAAGCAATCACTCCCCTTAAGATACTTGACTCCATAGTATCTAAATCTGTTCTTTTAAACAGGCGTCTTACTCTTTCTAACAGCTTTCTTGGATTTTTAGGATCGTAGAAATCAAGTTCCAGCATTAAGTCATCAATATGGTTGAGTAATAATTCTATTTCTTGATCTGTTGCGATTGGAACATCCCATTCTTGTTTGGGATCTTTGCTAATTACTTCCTTTATGGCCAATCGTAATTCATAAGAGATTATTTGGACTGCTTGGGACAAATTCAAAGAAGAGTATTCTTCGCTAGTAGGAATATGAATATGAAGATTGCATCTACCCAATTCTTCATTGGTTAGCCCCCTGTCCTCCCTTCCAAACAGAATAGCCACTTTTTGTTTTTTGTTAATAACTCGATCAATAATTTCTTTAGTTGCCTCTTTAGGCTCTTTTAATGGCCAAGGAATTTTTCTATTTCTAGCACTCGTACCTACAATAAAATTGCAATCCTGAATAACTTCGTCTAGAGATTGAGCTACTCTAGCTGAATTTACCACGTCTATAGCTGCCTTGGCTCTATAAGTAGCTATGTCATTTGGAAAATCCTTAGGATTTAATAAAGTTAAATTATTGAACCCCATGTTCTTTATGGCTCTAGCTGAAGCTCCTATATTGCCAGGGTGGGAAGTATTAATTAATACAAAACTTGTGAATCGGTTAAAAAGATTAAACTGCTCAACTTCGGATAACATAATTTATTCTAACAGTTAAATGCTACGCTTCTGATAGAATAGTGTTTTTTAAAAATACCCCATGGAAGCAAAAGTTAATATCGCTTTAGAAGCAGCTAGAAAAGGAAGCAAGGAACTATTGTGGTTCCTTGATCAATTAGATAAGTTAGACGTCATTGAAAAAGGACCTGCGGATTATGTCACGCAAGTAGATGTTAAAGTTGAGTCAATTATTATTGAAGAGCTTCAAAAGACTTTTCCTGATCATAATTATATTTCTGAAGAAGCGGGAGAGATAAAAGGTTCATCTGATGAAGAAGAATATACCTGGATCATTGATCCGTTAGATGGAACAACGAACTATATTCATGGATTTCCGTACTTTGCAATCTCTATTGCCTGCTTAAAAAAAGAAAAGCTACAACACGCAGTTGTCATCGATGTAACAAGGCATGAAGAATATACGGCAAGCAGAGGAAAGGGATGCTTCTTGAATGATAAAAGAGTAAGGGTTAGTAACAGAAAGGATCTAAAAGGAGCTTTGTTGAGTAACTCTTCTCATGAATCAGCACTAGATACATTTAGACATGACAATATTGCCACTTTTAGAGCTCTATACTCTCATGGTTTAACAATCAGAAGAACCGGCTCTGCTGTTCTTGATATAGCAAATGTAGCTGCCGGAAGGTTAGATGCTTTTTGGGGAAGTGGCCTAAAATCATGGGATCTAGCGGCAGGCGCTTTATTAGTTCAAGAAGCTGGCGGGCTAGTAAGTAATTTTCAAGGAGAAAATAATTTTCTGAAAGGGGGCAATATCATATGCTCCACTACTAAATGCTTCAAACCTATGTTGCAGTCTATAAAACCACACATAACTCAAATCGAAGATTAAGGTAGAGGGTTTGTATCTTCTTCTGTATTTTCACTAAATAAATCATCGGATTTAAATTTAGTTACTATCAAAACATTGGAAAGAATATAGATGGATGAATAGGTTCCAATTATAACGCCAACGATTAATGCCAATGAGAAGCTTTTTATTAACTCACCACCTAGAAAATAAAGCGAAAAAAGTACTAAAAGGGTTGTTAAAGAAGTTATCAAAGTTCTGCCCAAGGTCTGATTCAAAGATTGGTTAATAACAAAAATTGGATCTTCATCTCTCATCTTCCTAAAATTCTCTCTAATCCTATCAGATACAACAATCGAGTCATTCAAGGAGTAACCGATAACTGCCAGAACTGCAGCTAAAACTGTTAAATCAAAATTAAATTCAAATAATGAAAATATTCCGAAGACTAATAAAACATCATGTATTAGAGCCAATACCGCGGCTAAAGCAAATTTAGATTGAAATCTAAAAGCGATATATATCATCATCAAAAAAAGAGCTAACAACATAGCGGATCCACCATCATCTCTCAATTCGCTTCCTATTTGAGGACCTACATATTCATTCCTTCTTAAGATGATCTCTTGACCGGCAATATCAGATCTCAAGGCATCTGTTATCTGGGTACCTAGTTGATCGGACGCAAATCCAGCCAACTTTATAAGCACATCTTGATTTGATCCAAATGTGGCCACTTCAACTTCCTCAAACCCAGAATCGCTCAAAGTTTTTCTTATAGACTCTACATTCGCTGGCTCTGGATAATGGAGCTCGACAAGAGTACCTCCAGTAAAATCTAGCCCCAAATTAAGTTGCTTAAAGATTAAAGAACCTAAAGATAAAATCATTAAGGAAATGGAAACGCTAAGCGCTATTTTCCTCAAGGACATAAAATCTATTTTTTTCATCCTATAGCCACTCTTTGTAAATTCTTCCTTTTTCCATAAATCAAAGTAACTAAAGCTCTGGTTCCCATAATAGAAGTAAACATTGAGGTTAATATTCCTATTGATAAAGTTACTGCAAAGCCCTTAATTGGTCCTGTGCCAAATGAATAAAGAATAATAGCCACCAAAAAGGTTGTTAAATTTGCGTCCCATATAGTTATAAAAGCTCTATCATACCCAGCGACAATTGCCTCAAATGGTTTTTTTCCTGAATTTAACTCCTCTCTAATTCTTGAAAATATTAAGACATTGGCATCTACTGCCATACCAACCGTTAAAACAATACCGGCAATACCAGGTAATGTTAATGTAGCGGATAGAAAAGACATCGCTGCGACTAGAAGCATTATGTTTAACGATAGAGCGATACTGGCAACGACGCCAAACAC is a window of SAR86 cluster bacterium DNA encoding:
- a CDS encoding RNA methyltransferase, producing the protein MLSEVEQFNLFNRFTSFVLINTSHPGNIGASARAIKNMGFNNLTLLNPKDFPNDIATYRAKAAIDVVNSARVAQSLDEVIQDCNFIVGTSARNRKIPWPLKEPKEATKEIIDRVINKKQKVAILFGREDRGLTNEELGRCNLHIHIPTSEEYSSLNLSQAVQIISYELRLAIKEVISKDPKQEWDVPIATDQEIELLLNHIDDLMLELDFYDPKNPRKLLERVRRLFKRTDLDTMESSILRGVIASIQEKLKN
- a CDS encoding ABC transporter ATP-binding protein; protein product: MDKKLIIKARNVKKKYDNDNALSNFDLDVYSGQILGLIGPNGAGKSTFLHSVLGLVETEGDLEVLGLSPTKNRHDLLKKVCSITDVAVLPKWMKVKELLTYVDGVHPRFDLAKARSILANTNIKSNSKIKTLSRGMVVQLHLSIVMAIDAELLVLDEPTLGLDLVYRKEFYSQLIDDYFDGNKTILISTHQVEEIEGVLSDVVFLDQGKIIMTDSIENINERYLELRPKASMIEQAEKLGPVHIRNDLGRPVHIFENVQESALSELGEVRPPVIADLFMALMENKKSLEKTQ
- a CDS encoding inositol monophosphatase family protein, with product MEAKVNIALEAARKGSKELLWFLDQLDKLDVIEKGPADYVTQVDVKVESIIIEELQKTFPDHNYISEEAGEIKGSSDEEEYTWIIDPLDGTTNYIHGFPYFAISIACLKKEKLQHAVVIDVTRHEEYTASRGKGCFLNDKRVRVSNRKDLKGALLSNSSHESALDTFRHDNIATFRALYSHGLTIRRTGSAVLDIANVAAGRLDAFWGSGLKSWDLAAGALLVQEAGGLVSNFQGENNFLKGGNIICSTTKCFKPMLQSIKPHITQIED
- a CDS encoding GntR family transcriptional regulator is translated as MHWNSDQPIYQQVRDHVVSLIIDGVLTTGDPIPSVRQMAVEGGVNPLTVSKAYQELVDLKIVEKRRGLGMFIIESAKNQLIKLERDKFLKGDWPAAVRKAEQLDIDILDLVQKRKKSG
- the secF gene encoding protein translocase subunit SecF; translated protein: MKKIDFMSLRKIALSVSISLMILSLGSLIFKQLNLGLDFTGGTLVELHYPEPANVESIRKTLSDSGFEEVEVATFGSNQDVLIKLAGFASDQLGTQITDALRSDIAGQEIILRRNEYVGPQIGSELRDDGGSAMLLALFLMMIYIAFRFQSKFALAAVLALIHDVLLVFGIFSLFEFNFDLTVLAAVLAVIGYSLNDSIVVSDRIRENFRKMRDEDPIFVINQSLNQTLGRTLITSLTTLLVLFSLYFLGGELIKSFSLALIVGVIIGTYSSIYILSNVLIVTKFKSDDLFSENTEEDTNPLP